The proteins below come from a single Burkholderia sp. FERM BP-3421 genomic window:
- the pgsA gene encoding CDP-diacylglycerol--glycerol-3-phosphate 3-phosphatidyltransferase: MPFNFPIFLTWVRIVLIPLVVGVFYLPDTVMSGDHRNLAAAVVFILAALTDWFDGFLARKWNQTSAFGAFLDPVADKLMVTAALLVLVQLTRIDAAIALVIVGREIAISALREWMAQIGASKSVAVNSLGKFKTACQMIAIPMLLFYGRLPLGVFELDTRVWGQWLIYLAAVLTIWSMLYYMKLAWPQIRERGGAA, encoded by the coding sequence ATGCCGTTCAATTTTCCGATTTTCCTGACGTGGGTGCGAATCGTGCTGATTCCGCTCGTGGTCGGCGTGTTCTATCTGCCGGACACGGTGATGAGCGGCGATCACCGCAACCTGGCGGCGGCGGTCGTGTTCATCCTGGCCGCGCTGACCGACTGGTTCGACGGCTTCCTGGCGCGCAAGTGGAACCAGACCTCGGCCTTCGGCGCGTTCCTCGATCCGGTCGCCGACAAGCTGATGGTGACGGCCGCGCTGCTGGTGCTCGTGCAGCTCACGCGGATCGACGCGGCGATCGCGCTCGTGATCGTCGGCCGCGAGATCGCGATTTCGGCGCTGCGCGAATGGATGGCGCAGATCGGCGCATCGAAGAGCGTCGCCGTGAATTCGCTCGGCAAGTTCAAGACGGCCTGCCAGATGATCGCGATCCCGATGCTGCTGTTCTATGGGCGTCTGCCGCTCGGCGTGTTCGAGCTCGATACGCGCGTGTGGGGGCAGTGGCTGATCTATCTCGCCGCCGTGCTGACGATCTGGTCGATGCTCTACTACATGAAGCTCGCGTGGCCGCAGATTCGCGAGCGGGGCGGGGCGGCCTGA
- a CDS encoding PAAR domain-containing protein, translated as MKPIVLVGHKHSCPIHGSGTVVSGASSAEINGRAVARVGDRISCGAVIQTGSPGTSVEGQPVAREGDSTSHGGKLVEGEADWLVE; from the coding sequence ATGAAACCAATCGTCCTCGTTGGTCATAAACACAGTTGCCCCATCCACGGGAGCGGTACAGTCGTCAGTGGCGCAAGCAGTGCCGAGATCAACGGCCGCGCCGTCGCGCGCGTTGGTGATCGGATCAGTTGCGGTGCCGTCATCCAGACAGGTTCGCCAGGCACCAGCGTGGAAGGCCAGCCGGTGGCTCGTGAGGGAGACAGCACCAGCCATGGCGGCAAACTGGTGGAAGGTGAAGCGGACTGGCTGGTCGAGTAA
- a CDS encoding DUF6708 domain-containing protein — protein sequence MSVVVFIFAVVLGIFALGPASIEPDTILVMLSGLPVSIGMAFIFYLASGAHRSRGAFIRIHRGTRKLYFIYPRQKRLHVLDWNHLEAVAGYVPIVSASGYASRHPLYLIGVDHSMDPPTEICAACGNLGLFDGDRSAKSLWSYLQVFMERGLENLPKPAQVPPRRCRWQETATLPRLVCGAST from the coding sequence ATGTCCGTCGTTGTTTTCATCTTCGCAGTTGTATTGGGCATATTCGCCCTCGGCCCCGCAAGCATAGAGCCAGATACAATCTTGGTTATGCTCTCCGGGCTACCAGTATCGATTGGCATGGCCTTTATTTTTTACTTAGCCAGCGGGGCTCATCGGAGTCGCGGCGCCTTTATTCGCATTCATCGAGGCACCCGAAAACTCTACTTCATATACCCGCGGCAGAAGCGTCTCCACGTACTCGACTGGAATCACCTCGAAGCCGTGGCAGGGTACGTTCCCATTGTGTCTGCAAGTGGCTACGCAAGCCGGCACCCGCTGTATCTCATCGGCGTGGACCACAGCATGGATCCGCCGACCGAGATCTGTGCGGCTTGCGGAAATCTCGGTCTATTTGACGGAGATCGGTCAGCCAAGTCCCTCTGGTCCTATCTTCAAGTTTTCATGGAACGAGGTCTTGAAAATCTGCCTAAACCCGCGCAGGTGCCGCCACGACGATGCCGTTGGCAAGAGACAGCAACCTTACCGAGACTGGTATGCGGGGCTTCGACGTAG
- a CDS encoding DUF6708 domain-containing protein: MTTEIKRLPRSLRLGGTPLYKAPPSGELPQPDGVRRVSKQCIELETYANFTQSSIAGHIGMSILVTASALLLILAVADRDKITEQTLLTFALIAPVLPSIVLFFYFASGAHRSRGGYIRIHRETRKAYFIYPRQTHLHVLDWDSIEALAGYIPTFTGSINTSRHPLYLIGIDYAMDPPAEICAACGNLGMFDGDRSARALWSYLQAFMERGPEGLPKPAPLQPRRSRWQETQQPYRDWYTGLRGRLAKPYGLLKAPITIPLWLGWLLINAFPDSVEAFIQYNVPYTQFPKEIDRLCGFDEKRTPVIRVNGERIEP, encoded by the coding sequence ATGACAACTGAAATTAAACGTCTTCCAAGAAGCCTACGCCTCGGTGGAACGCCTCTATATAAAGCTCCCCCCTCTGGAGAATTGCCACAACCCGATGGAGTGCGGCGGGTCAGCAAACAGTGTATCGAACTTGAGACCTACGCTAACTTTACGCAGAGCAGTATCGCTGGTCATATTGGAATGTCCATTCTCGTGACCGCATCCGCTCTGCTACTGATATTGGCAGTTGCGGATAGAGATAAGATAACTGAACAAACACTTCTAACCTTCGCACTTATTGCTCCGGTTTTACCTTCTATAGTTCTCTTTTTTTACTTCGCAAGTGGTGCCCATCGGAGTCGTGGAGGCTATATTCGCATCCATAGAGAAACTCGAAAGGCTTACTTCATTTACCCCCGGCAGACACACCTCCACGTACTCGACTGGGATAGCATCGAGGCCTTAGCTGGGTATATCCCGACCTTTACCGGCAGCATTAATACTTCCCGACATCCACTGTATTTGATCGGCATCGACTACGCTATGGATCCGCCCGCCGAGATCTGTGCGGCCTGTGGCAACCTCGGTATGTTCGATGGTGACCGGTCAGCCAGGGCGCTCTGGTCTTATCTGCAAGCCTTCATGGAGCGAGGTCCTGAGGGCCTACCCAAGCCCGCGCCGCTCCAGCCACGACGAAGCCGGTGGCAAGAGACGCAGCAACCCTACCGAGACTGGTATACGGGGCTGCGAGGTAGGTTGGCAAAGCCCTACGGCCTGCTCAAGGCCCCCATCACCATTCCGCTCTGGTTGGGCTGGCTGCTCATCAACGCATTTCCGGACAGCGTCGAAGCCTTCATCCAGTACAACGTGCCGTACACGCAGTTTCCCAAGGAGATCGACCGGCTATGCGGTTTCGACGAGAAGCGCACGCCGGTTATCCGCGTGAACGGGGAGCGCATTGAGCCATGA
- a CDS encoding toxin VasX produces MPRSPKRGAFQQPAKAYGLRVLRPGTYVYLCYFENDRMWTQHYQVTEDVRFARIWWDRSDDKDATPGRHTRPDTAGAKPYLLAPESKTAETVYLLVSDTLLTHRTLWQVETNKDGLRDTLATKCMPAGGAGQKHVFNAALLGSSTLELLAPAVYGVPMHYGWSEIRFTEGAPNSNNILGNMYIALQPRMEITPLAVTLQDPIGIASELHYLVTEAVASKTKYAGQNAHKLQSGILITNYFEAMKKQAASSPDSAKALAKQRNLVNYAGATLFPETYSKKIKEFEKTIATAVNDSIAWVQLIDQEKLLGKALRCFDLTVIHNARDYENAVFQCIGGLVHTKEGGKVMDDLIAKPADKSPYWLALANGSEILLARLKSSTGDIAKNMFDVMDKFMEEHVIAPATNALIGLLQVLPEAKQADVLVRRLRHVMEIRANATIVVYDVRLVDLQRAAYEFQGYQTLGAERSRGWKMPPPKINQVDVLTRVLVYDWVKVGETTYRELDRAPAERPALPPARAIHMEGNPFINAMNRIRGPGGHFFTGLGGFLALKGMNNSLKAWNSTENKAANTAAVAGALYSLVGAGIETSAAVTVISAKARGNTALANSMKILAAKRGVAIFGAGGVGITAVADAIRAAAAFGESNPEQGWMLVSSAMAGGLLTVATWAGGTATALTVSGGGAAAIVLGLTPGGWAVVAGIAVVLVIGFAFGADMTKHGPVERWLKHSAWGIDSRHYNNHEELDAVHSLYYRPRLTPEWDKAPGYSVGTLRISCQLPGTNDVPGDKFQTRLAFSLRGNKLSRVNGPIIHSAESSPIDYRRECLVTPLGGTGKECGWSIQMHEDAKVDLEYLYFPDPEQQPGLALLQPDAPTPLVFTSGGWFTDPIDSSKLEPVGAPNDN; encoded by the coding sequence GTGCCCCGATCGCCAAAGCGAGGCGCTTTTCAACAGCCTGCTAAGGCCTATGGTTTGCGCGTGCTGCGCCCAGGCACCTACGTCTACCTCTGCTATTTCGAGAATGACCGTATGTGGACACAACACTATCAAGTTACCGAGGATGTGCGATTTGCCCGTATTTGGTGGGACCGGTCTGATGACAAAGATGCTACACCAGGTCGGCACACCCGGCCCGATACAGCCGGTGCCAAACCCTATCTACTTGCTCCGGAGAGCAAAACCGCAGAGACCGTCTACCTGTTGGTAAGTGACACGCTGCTTACCCATCGCACACTCTGGCAGGTCGAAACCAATAAGGACGGTCTACGCGACACATTGGCCACCAAGTGCATGCCTGCCGGAGGCGCCGGGCAAAAGCACGTTTTCAATGCAGCACTGCTTGGCAGCTCAACGCTCGAACTGCTCGCGCCCGCCGTTTACGGCGTACCGATGCACTACGGATGGAGCGAAATCCGCTTTACCGAAGGAGCGCCCAACAGCAATAACATCTTGGGCAACATGTACATCGCTTTGCAACCGCGCATGGAAATCACGCCTCTGGCGGTCACGTTGCAAGATCCGATCGGGATTGCAAGTGAGTTGCACTATCTGGTCACGGAGGCGGTCGCGAGCAAGACCAAGTATGCCGGGCAAAATGCACACAAGTTGCAGAGTGGGATTCTCATTACCAACTATTTTGAGGCCATGAAGAAGCAGGCGGCCAGTTCCCCAGATTCGGCCAAAGCCCTAGCCAAGCAACGCAATCTTGTGAACTATGCCGGCGCGACATTGTTTCCCGAGACCTACTCCAAGAAGATCAAAGAGTTTGAGAAAACCATTGCCACAGCGGTGAACGATTCTATCGCCTGGGTGCAACTCATCGACCAAGAGAAGCTGTTGGGCAAAGCACTGAGGTGTTTTGATCTTACCGTGATCCACAACGCACGCGACTATGAGAATGCAGTCTTCCAGTGTATTGGCGGCTTGGTTCACACCAAGGAGGGCGGCAAGGTGATGGATGACCTGATCGCCAAGCCTGCGGACAAAAGCCCCTATTGGCTGGCACTTGCCAATGGCAGCGAAATCCTGTTGGCTCGGTTGAAGTCCAGCACCGGCGATATTGCCAAAAACATGTTTGATGTAATGGACAAGTTTATGGAAGAGCATGTTATCGCTCCCGCCACCAATGCGCTGATTGGATTGTTGCAGGTGCTACCGGAAGCAAAGCAAGCAGACGTCCTGGTACGACGTCTGCGACATGTGATGGAGATCAGAGCCAACGCAACCATCGTTGTATATGATGTCCGCTTGGTGGATCTGCAGCGTGCCGCCTATGAATTCCAAGGTTACCAAACGCTCGGTGCCGAGCGCTCGCGCGGCTGGAAAATGCCACCGCCGAAAATCAACCAGGTCGATGTACTTACTCGTGTTCTGGTGTACGACTGGGTCAAGGTTGGTGAAACCACATACCGCGAACTTGACCGCGCGCCGGCAGAGCGGCCTGCGCTGCCACCGGCACGGGCTATTCATATGGAAGGCAATCCGTTCATTAACGCGATGAATCGGATACGTGGCCCCGGAGGGCACTTCTTCACTGGATTAGGAGGCTTCCTTGCGCTTAAGGGAATGAATAATTCACTAAAAGCGTGGAATTCGACGGAAAATAAGGCGGCAAATACTGCGGCAGTTGCTGGAGCCCTTTACTCTCTTGTTGGCGCTGGAATAGAAACTAGCGCAGCCGTCACTGTTATATCAGCTAAAGCGCGTGGCAATACCGCTTTAGCGAATAGCATGAAGATACTTGCCGCCAAACGTGGGGTAGCTATCTTCGGTGCTGGGGGAGTCGGCATCACAGCAGTTGCGGATGCAATTAGGGCGGCCGCTGCATTTGGTGAAAGTAACCCAGAACAAGGTTGGATGTTGGTCAGCTCAGCCATGGCCGGCGGCCTGCTGACGGTTGCGACCTGGGCAGGAGGCACAGCCACCGCCTTGACTGTTTCAGGTGGTGGAGCAGCCGCTATAGTGCTTGGCCTGACTCCGGGGGGCTGGGCCGTTGTTGCGGGTATCGCCGTCGTACTTGTTATTGGGTTTGCGTTTGGGGCAGACATGACCAAACATGGCCCTGTGGAGAGATGGCTTAAGCACAGCGCGTGGGGGATTGACAGCCGCCATTACAACAATCATGAGGAGTTGGATGCTGTACATAGTTTGTACTATCGCCCGCGCCTGACGCCTGAGTGGGACAAAGCCCCCGGATACTCAGTGGGTACACTTCGCATCAGTTGCCAACTCCCCGGAACAAACGATGTGCCAGGAGATAAATTCCAAACAAGGTTAGCCTTCAGTCTGCGCGGCAACAAGCTTTCCCGAGTCAATGGGCCCATTATCCACTCCGCTGAAAGCAGCCCTATAGACTACCGTCGTGAGTGTTTGGTTACACCGTTAGGTGGCACTGGAAAGGAATGTGGCTGGTCGATTCAAATGCATGAGGATGCCAAGGTGGACTTGGAATATCTGTACTTTCCGGATCCGGAGCAACAACCCGGTTTGGCATTGTTGCAACCTGACGCGCCGACACCGTTGGTATTCACATCGGGGGGATGGTTTACCGATCCGATTGACTCTTCCAAGCTTGAACCCGTTGGAGCACCAAATGACAACTGA
- a CDS encoding IS5 family transposase, whose product MDEMQEPLFTTVKLEDFVPADHPLRPLRLLVNQALKRLNGLFGTIYADSGRASIPPEKLLRALLLQVLYSVRSERMLMEQMRYNLLFRWFVGLAIEDAVWDHSVFSKNRDRLLEHEVVEAFFTEVMSLADKQGLLSREHFSVDGTLIQAWASHKSFRPKDGSDDPPAGGGRNVDTDWKGKRRSNDTHESSTDPDARLFRKGRQSGAILCYQGHILMENRSGLVVGAVVSHADGFGERASALRLLDCVPGRHAKTLGADKGYDMRDFVRDCRTRKVTPHVARNDTHQGGSAIDGRTSRHAGYGISQVIRKRIEEHFGWGKTVGRIRQTAYRGIKRVDQHFKLTMLASNLTRMARILAAVPQGATR is encoded by the coding sequence ATGGACGAGATGCAAGAACCGCTGTTCACGACGGTGAAGCTGGAAGACTTCGTGCCGGCCGATCATCCGTTGCGACCGCTTCGGTTGCTGGTCAATCAAGCGCTGAAGCGACTTAACGGATTGTTCGGCACGATTTATGCGGACAGCGGCCGTGCGTCGATTCCCCCCGAGAAGCTGCTGCGTGCGTTGCTGCTGCAGGTGCTGTACTCGGTGCGCAGCGAGCGCATGCTGATGGAGCAGATGCGCTACAACCTGCTGTTCCGCTGGTTCGTCGGACTGGCGATCGAAGACGCCGTCTGGGACCACTCGGTGTTCTCCAAGAACCGGGATCGTCTGCTCGAGCACGAAGTGGTCGAAGCGTTCTTTACCGAAGTCATGAGCTTGGCCGACAAGCAAGGGCTGCTCTCCAGAGAACACTTCTCGGTTGATGGCACGCTGATCCAGGCGTGGGCCAGCCACAAGAGCTTCCGGCCCAAGGACGGTTCGGACGATCCACCGGCCGGCGGTGGCCGCAATGTCGACACCGACTGGAAGGGCAAGCGGCGCAGCAACGACACGCATGAATCGAGCACTGATCCGGATGCGCGCCTGTTCCGAAAGGGGCGGCAAAGCGGAGCCATCCTTTGTTATCAGGGGCACATCCTGATGGAGAACCGCTCGGGCTTGGTGGTGGGCGCAGTGGTCAGTCACGCGGACGGTTTCGGCGAACGCGCGAGTGCATTGCGCCTGCTCGATTGCGTACCGGGTCGTCACGCCAAGACGCTCGGTGCCGACAAGGGTTACGACATGCGCGACTTTGTGCGGGATTGCCGAACGCGCAAAGTGACGCCGCACGTCGCGCGCAACGACACGCATCAAGGCGGCAGCGCGATCGACGGACGGACGTCGCGGCACGCCGGTTATGGCATCAGCCAAGTGATTCGCAAGCGCATCGAAGAGCACTTCGGCTGGGGCAAGACCGTCGGCAGGATTCGGCAGACCGCGTATCGCGGCATCAAGCGGGTCGACCAGCACTTCAAGCTGACGATGCTGGCGAGCAACCTGACTCGAATGGCCCGAATACTGGCAGCGGTGCCGCAAGGAGCCACGCGATGA
- a CDS encoding type VI secretion system-associated protein TagO has protein sequence MVRRNESRRKSEQTGMLLLRVEDALPGQSKVVISAPAVGGAEPRPLLAISCLQNISRLQLLTAQPLDVNRVSIRMLVDGRPISTSRPWQVLEDGTVTDAGRGLVAIEQLRHLTRPAQQLQLESDHAPFDGLSFDASALHDLMGQQREACHW, from the coding sequence CTGGTTCGACGCAATGAGTCGCGTCGCAAGAGCGAACAGACTGGAATGCTGCTTCTGCGCGTGGAGGATGCATTGCCGGGTCAATCCAAGGTGGTGATCTCCGCACCTGCGGTGGGTGGAGCTGAACCCAGGCCGTTACTGGCGATCAGTTGCCTGCAGAACATCTCGCGTCTGCAATTGCTGACTGCACAACCGCTCGACGTGAACCGCGTGAGTATTCGCATGCTGGTGGACGGCCGGCCGATTTCCACCAGCCGGCCCTGGCAGGTGCTGGAGGATGGCACGGTGACGGATGCCGGCCGCGGTCTGGTCGCCATCGAGCAACTCCGCCACCTGACCCGTCCCGCCCAGCAACTGCAACTGGAGAGCGACCATGCGCCCTTCGACGGGCTGTCGTTCGACGCCTCCGCGCTGCACGACCTGATGGGGCAACAACGCGAGGCTTGCCATTGGTGA
- the tssA gene encoding type VI secretion system protein TssA, with amino-acid sequence MNTLPPLDLDTILSPISPQRPAGDFDEEDNAYQGIDTEMLKLGGLQEATIDWSYVDSAARQYLQTQCKHLRIAAHLAAARMRAGGWRGWAEAAGVLAGMLTQHWDSSFPKPGASGLTAKRRLMDQQLERLGEALAKLDGKGYAEEYYKAGQRALDKLQSIAAETRLDTSALNRLEGQLRQRAEANRAPELAEAQLDLGPRSTAVTEAFFTPVAMEPGNERGTRRSLLNVADIINQQDAYDPTGYLLRRFALWAHLSVAPSTRKDTQRTELMAVPAETAEAYWDLLKANTVDPVLLQRVEKSVTSSPYWLRGSYLAAGIARRLEMPNVAEAIRLATERFVSRLPALVKLQFADGRPFVDGETQSWISGADKGSAKLGAGQEYPALRDELRETLETSGVEAMLKRLETTQQASADPRHGCHVMTIAAELLGARGLAWLADGLYARAHQMMRDASAPEWEPALFGLLEQHVHPAMEHKN; translated from the coding sequence GTGAACACTTTGCCTCCATTGGACCTCGACACTATCCTGTCTCCGATATCGCCGCAGCGTCCTGCCGGCGATTTCGACGAGGAAGACAACGCCTATCAGGGGATCGATACCGAGATGCTGAAGCTCGGTGGTCTGCAGGAGGCGACCATCGACTGGAGCTATGTGGACTCGGCGGCACGCCAGTATCTGCAAACCCAGTGCAAGCACCTGCGTATCGCCGCTCACCTGGCGGCCGCGCGCATGCGCGCGGGAGGCTGGCGCGGCTGGGCCGAGGCGGCGGGGGTACTCGCCGGCATGCTGACTCAGCACTGGGACAGTAGCTTTCCCAAGCCCGGTGCCTCGGGACTGACCGCCAAGCGGCGGCTGATGGACCAGCAGTTGGAGCGTCTGGGCGAAGCGCTGGCCAAGCTCGACGGCAAGGGATACGCTGAGGAGTACTACAAGGCGGGGCAACGGGCGCTGGACAAACTGCAAAGCATCGCAGCCGAAACCCGGCTCGATACCTCGGCCTTGAATCGGCTGGAAGGCCAGCTTCGGCAAAGAGCCGAAGCCAATCGGGCACCGGAGCTGGCCGAGGCGCAGCTCGACCTTGGCCCTCGCTCCACGGCAGTGACCGAGGCCTTTTTCACGCCCGTCGCCATGGAGCCAGGCAACGAGCGCGGGACGCGCCGCTCCCTGCTCAACGTGGCCGACATCATCAATCAACAAGATGCCTATGACCCGACGGGCTACCTGCTGCGCCGTTTTGCTCTGTGGGCGCACCTGAGCGTTGCCCCGTCGACCCGCAAGGACACCCAGCGGACCGAGTTGATGGCGGTTCCTGCCGAAACCGCTGAAGCCTACTGGGACTTGCTGAAGGCAAATACGGTCGATCCCGTCCTGCTGCAGCGGGTTGAGAAGAGCGTCACGTCTTCTCCTTACTGGCTTCGCGGCAGCTACCTCGCTGCCGGCATCGCCCGGCGCCTGGAAATGCCGAACGTGGCAGAGGCGATTCGCCTGGCGACCGAGCGATTTGTCTCGAGACTGCCAGCGCTGGTGAAGCTGCAGTTTGCCGACGGGCGACCCTTTGTCGACGGCGAAACGCAATCCTGGATCAGCGGCGCAGATAAAGGCTCCGCGAAGCTCGGCGCCGGGCAGGAGTACCCCGCATTACGCGACGAGCTACGCGAGACCCTGGAGACCTCCGGCGTAGAAGCCATGCTCAAGCGCCTTGAAACCACCCAGCAGGCGTCGGCCGACCCTCGTCATGGCTGCCATGTCATGACGATCGCCGCCGAGCTGCTCGGCGCGCGGGGGCTTGCCTGGCTCGCTGACGGCTTGTACGCCCGCGCGCATCAGATGATGCGGGACGCGTCTGCGCCAGAGTGGGAGCCGGCCCTCTTCGGTCTGCTTGAGCAGCATGTGCACCCAGCAATGGAACACAAGAACTAG